In one Phalacrocorax carbo chromosome 16, bPhaCar2.1, whole genome shotgun sequence genomic region, the following are encoded:
- the LOC104039439 gene encoding cytochrome c oxidase assembly protein COX11, mitochondrial — MGLCGRGWARGGGLRLPGASGPLLALALGRALSRPGRVGGWAPPRPEGRARYGLWAAAGGRAPAPPGSRGLRSSNPFTRGQEEEWRRRNRSALAYIAAAAVGMVGMSYAAVPLYRLYCQATGLGGTTGTGHGAERVASMEPVRDRVVRVTFNADVHSSIQWSFRPQQSEIYVVPGETALAFYKAKNPTDKPIIGISTYNVIPFEAGQYFNKIQCFCFEEQRLNPQEEVDMPVFFYIDPEFAEDPKMAKVDLITLSYTFFEAKEGQKLPLPGYQ; from the exons ATGGGGCTGTGCGGGCGGGGCTgggcgcgcggcggcggccTGCGGCTCCCCGGGGCATCGGGCCCGCTCTTGGCCCTGGCGCTGGGCCGGGCCCTTTCCCGGCCGGGCCGAGTTGGCGGGTGGGCGCCGCCGCGGCCGGAGGGGAGGGCTCGGTACGGCCTgtgggcggcggcgggcggacgggcgccggccccgccggggaGCCGCGGGCTGCGGAGCTCCAACCCCTTCACCCgcgggcaggaggaggaatggCGGCGCCGGAACCGGTCTGCGCTGGCCTACATCGCCGCCGCCGCGGTGGGCATGGTGGGCATGTCGTACGCGGCCGTGCCGCTCTACCGCCTCTACTGCCAG GCCACCGGCCTGGGCGGAACGACGGGCACCGGCCACGGCGCGGAGCGGGTCGCCAGCATGGAGCCGGTGAGGGACCGCGTCGTCAGGGTCACTTTCAACGCGGACGTGCACTCCAGCATCCAGTGGAGCTTCAGGCCGCAGCAGAGTGAGATCTAC GTGGTACCAGGAGAGACTGCACTGGCattttataaagcaaaaaatCCTACTGACAAACCCATAATTGGAATCTCCACCTACAATGTAATACCCTTTGAAGCGGGACAGTATTTCAACAAAATACAA tgtttctgttttgaagaacAGCGGCTAAATCCTCAAGAGGAAGTGGACATGCCTGTCTTTTTCTACATTGATCCAGAATTTGCAGAGGACCCTAAAATGGCTAAAGTTGATCTGATCACCCTCTCTTACACCTTTTTTGAAGCAAAGGAAGGACAGAAGTTACCACTTCCTGGATATCAGTAA